The following proteins come from a genomic window of Thiothrix winogradskyi:
- a CDS encoding helix-turn-helix domain-containing protein, whose amino-acid sequence MGNAFTEIMAGLDDAIAHAKGEPTKVVGHKPLALDVKNIRQKTGMSQQKFCTTFGISLGTLRHWEQGLRTPRGPARVLLQVMDKNPAAVIQALAA is encoded by the coding sequence ATGGGCAACGCATTCACTGAAATCATGGCAGGGCTGGATGACGCCATTGCCCATGCCAAAGGCGAGCCAACCAAGGTCGTCGGACACAAACCCTTGGCACTTGATGTGAAAAATATCCGTCAGAAAACCGGGATGAGCCAGCAAAAGTTTTGCACCACTTTCGGCATTTCACTGGGGACATTGCGTCACTGGGAGCAGGGGCTGCGTACCCCTCGCGGCCCGGCACGGGTCTTGCTGCAAGTAATGGACAAGAACCCTGCTGCGGTCATTCAGGCGCTTGCTGCTTGA
- the ssb gene encoding single-stranded DNA-binding protein, protein MANRFEGRGNLGNDPVLKYVDVANEKRAVCELRIYFDRQVQDGDDYREQGGFWLNVAYWGKRAETASKLLAKGCRVLVTGTLVNEEWTDRDSGEERSRLMLNASSVDLDMIRIANVKFTDRKGEE, encoded by the coding sequence ATGGCAAACCGATTTGAAGGCCGTGGCAATCTGGGCAATGACCCGGTACTGAAATACGTGGACGTGGCAAACGAAAAGCGTGCCGTGTGTGAACTGCGCATCTACTTTGACCGGCAGGTGCAGGATGGCGACGATTACCGCGAACAGGGTGGTTTTTGGCTGAACGTGGCCTACTGGGGCAAACGTGCCGAAACAGCCAGCAAACTGCTCGCCAAAGGCTGCCGGGTATTGGTGACTGGCACGCTGGTCAACGAGGAATGGACTGACCGCGACAGCGGTGAAGAACGCAGCCGCCTGATGCTAAACGCCAGCAGTGTTGACCTCGACATGATCAGGATCGCCAATGTGAAATTTACCGACAGGAAAGGTGAGGAATGA
- a CDS encoding PFL_4669 family integrating conjugative element protein codes for MMSTPDSPRTTALRKIQEMAGRTTAVADGAKPAFFSTVPTTNITHASQESIGVLRGGTVVTIQTRQAQMLVTGRERTDTQHRILGLMQFSKYLNQMADAARNDDPYADWFLLQAEEALETTSSGIASLRERLGKLLDSVPAMQVEVAQSTKPLRITLNFAASYAYWTTRVITDYDELVRMVLTARHVAYMDAAAERGVLNEASRMVRRVFESTARYRYTGITRAEVQQATEPARQAAELMGQLPVEILEKRQRPKFAPAITRAATGSKAATDADTDHDHDATREDLLADTPDAVATAGVAA; via the coding sequence ATGATGAGCACACCTGATAGCCCACGTACTACAGCACTACGCAAGATCCAGGAGATGGCTGGAAGAACTACTGCGGTGGCAGATGGCGCAAAACCGGCTTTTTTCAGCACTGTCCCGACAACCAACATCACTCATGCCAGCCAGGAATCCATCGGCGTCCTGCGCGGCGGCACCGTTGTCACCATCCAGACCCGCCAAGCCCAAATGCTGGTGACAGGCCGCGAACGTACCGACACCCAGCACCGTATCCTGGGGCTGATGCAGTTCAGCAAGTACCTCAACCAGATGGCTGACGCAGCGCGTAACGATGACCCTTACGCCGACTGGTTCCTGCTACAGGCCGAAGAGGCGCTGGAAACTACCAGCAGCGGGATCGCCAGCTTGCGCGAACGCTTGGGCAAGCTGCTGGATTCTGTGCCAGCGATGCAGGTGGAAGTGGCGCAATCCACCAAACCGCTACGCATTACCCTGAACTTTGCCGCCAGCTATGCCTACTGGACGACACGGGTCATTACCGATTACGACGAACTGGTGCGCATGGTGCTGACTGCCCGCCATGTCGCCTATATGGATGCCGCTGCCGAGCGTGGGGTGTTGAACGAGGCCAGCCGTATGGTGCGGCGAGTGTTTGAAAGTACTGCCCGCTACCGTTACACCGGCATTACCCGCGCGGAGGTGCAGCAAGCCACCGAACCTGCCCGCCAAGCCGCCGAACTCATGGGGCAACTGCCAGTAGAGATACTGGAAAAACGCCAGCGCCCGAAGTTTGCCCCTGCTATCACCCGCGCCGCTACGGGCAGCAAGGCAGCCACCGATGCAGATACCGATCATGACCATGACGCTACCCGTGAAGACTTGCTGGCAGACACCCCGGATGCGGTGGCAACTGCCGGGGTGGCAGCATGA
- a CDS encoding STY4528 family pathogenicity island replication protein, whose amino-acid sequence MSSHLQQMIERSATELLQKPGNQRLGTLDGVLFLGNPQLVFPRMLYEDPILEPLERNVWAIIKLHAMDGNSVTAFPTYEELMLRCQVGSKATISRALAILRATRWLTICKSKLRDGKGRVRGNIYALHDEPLQLAETLTLDSDYLEWLENTGLGQNNPHPRVKGLASKLLRDLQNEIKAGVDVSQVEPPLERRSRVLQFLSQQGGNFYGTSLQTVREMQAGHYVGKADNTVATASVQNLYPVHPDHVVSPGTESVPSELKIPRTETVPMDSTVSVLRSSNSSYKETTTTTTSTDFTPLAENAANNSPTLQFPPQLDKSTQVLVRLQVEALPENLRQNVLDVLKAKLEAIAQGISKPLSYGVFPYTRKLCELARTGGLIPVHQPVADTAAPVDTGTELKMLLSEMSVLAGDIRHADTMARSSGYEDPHLASTKQKYFALKKRADELRAGSTKESPEGVSGGNTSGMAPNPTRGVSAGNTSKPAHDSARGVSGGNTCRQTMFNDNPWSNKT is encoded by the coding sequence ATGTCCAGCCATCTGCAACAGATGATCGAACGTAGCGCCACTGAACTGCTGCAAAAACCCGGCAACCAACGCCTTGGTACACTTGACGGGGTATTGTTCCTCGGCAATCCGCAACTGGTGTTCCCCCGGATGCTGTACGAAGACCCCATCCTCGAACCCTTGGAACGGAATGTCTGGGCGATCATCAAGCTACACGCCATGGATGGCAATTCCGTCACCGCTTTCCCGACTTACGAAGAACTCATGTTGCGCTGTCAAGTCGGTTCCAAAGCCACCATTTCCCGTGCACTCGCTATCCTGCGGGCAACCCGCTGGCTGACCATCTGCAAGAGCAAGCTACGGGATGGCAAAGGCCGGGTCAGGGGCAATATTTACGCCCTGCATGATGAACCCCTGCAACTGGCGGAAACACTGACACTGGACAGTGATTATCTGGAGTGGCTGGAAAATACGGGTTTAGGCCAGAACAACCCCCACCCACGGGTCAAGGGTTTGGCCTCCAAATTGTTGCGGGACTTACAAAACGAGATCAAGGCTGGCGTTGATGTCTCCCAAGTGGAGCCACCACTGGAAAGGCGTAGCCGGGTATTGCAGTTCCTGTCCCAGCAAGGTGGTAATTTTTATGGCACTTCATTGCAAACTGTCCGTGAAATGCAGGCAGGCCATTATGTCGGCAAGGCGGACAACACGGTTGCAACTGCCTCAGTACAGAATCTGTACCCAGTACACCCAGACCATGTTGTGTCTCCGGGTACAGAATCCGTACCCAGTGAGTTGAAGATACCCCGTACAGAAACTGTACCAATGGACAGTACAGTTTCTGTACTACGTAGTAGTAATAGTAGTTATAAAGAAACAACTACTACCACTACCAGTACAGATTTCACACCGTTAGCAGAAAATGCTGCCAACAACAGCCCAACATTGCAATTTCCACCCCAACTCGACAAAAGCACCCAAGTGCTGGTGCGTTTGCAAGTCGAGGCGCTGCCTGAAAATCTACGCCAGAATGTGCTGGATGTACTCAAGGCAAAACTGGAAGCAATAGCCCAAGGCATCTCCAAGCCACTCAGCTACGGTGTTTTCCCCTATACCCGCAAATTATGTGAACTTGCTCGGACGGGTGGGTTGATACCTGTCCACCAGCCGGTGGCGGACACCGCTGCCCCCGTTGACACTGGCACTGAACTCAAAATGTTATTGAGTGAAATGAGTGTGTTGGCAGGTGACATCCGCCATGCCGACACCATGGCGCGATCTAGCGGCTATGAAGATCCCCACCTCGCCAGCACCAAGCAGAAATACTTCGCCCTGAAAAAACGGGCTGACGAACTACGGGCGGGAAGCACAAAAGAATCCCCTGAGGGTGTTTCCGGCGGAAACACTTCCGGGATGGCACCAAACCCAACGCGGGGTGTTTCCGCCGGAAACACTTCCAAACCAGCGCACGACTCTGCAAGAGGTGTTTCCGGCGGAAACACCTGTAGGCAAACAATGTTTAACGACAACCCATGGAGCAATAAAACATGA
- a CDS encoding STY4526/YPO1902 family pathogenicity island replication protein produces the protein MNQSETQPFIRGSDSLNQLADQALKQILPALLVNLAPPLRQRVKQRMVDTLCTATSQQLQFCIDTNINPAALAELIANERQHLEMEQQRIALLHRLLQAGASLAMVQALLGISKKHYTRVRKELGIQEYRYSQLTEQQEHDLYRLWERQDKSLSSETLLELHDITGHPLRIIWDLVQDWQQMAQQVKTRHRHTTTGGW, from the coding sequence ATGAACCAGTCAGAGACCCAACCCTTTATCAGGGGTTCCGATTCCCTGAACCAACTGGCAGACCAAGCGTTGAAGCAAATACTGCCCGCCTTGCTGGTGAACCTGGCTCCCCCGTTACGCCAACGGGTCAAACAACGGATGGTGGATACCTTGTGTACGGCTACCAGCCAGCAACTCCAATTCTGCATCGACACGAATATCAATCCAGCAGCATTGGCAGAACTGATTGCCAATGAACGCCAGCACCTGGAAATGGAACAACAACGTATCGCGTTGCTGCATCGCCTGTTGCAAGCAGGTGCTTCCCTCGCCATGGTGCAAGCCTTGCTGGGAATCAGCAAAAAACACTACACCCGCGTGCGCAAGGAACTCGGCATTCAGGAATACCGTTACAGCCAACTGACGGAACAACAGGAACACGACCTGTACCGCTTATGGGAACGGCAAGACAAAAGCCTGTCCTCAGAAACCTTGCTGGAATTGCATGACATCACCGGACACCCCCTGCGGATCATTTGGGATTTAGTGCAGGACTGGCAACAGATGGCTCAACAGGTCAAGACCCGCCACCGCCATACCACGACAGGAGGCTGGTGA
- a CDS encoding ParB family protein translates to MNDAVRSSIFQGHFGKSGNVPPPSDPITITTMLVEIERIGFYEKNPRRTHNERYDEIKESIRHQGLDNPLPISRRPGATHYIIYKGGNTRLKVLKELWAETKDERFHKVRCEFHPFESDTDALLAHLRENDLRGNMTFIDKALAIREAKTQLEQETGGDLSLRKLAEALKARGFPVSAGMLSKLEYALSLHGLIPQVLAAGAGKDQMEKLRKLEKAAFEVWKFHALPDSSLSDDEGKTFRDVVFADALAATDNLGEEWRYEAVETAVIQQLGHALADEAPTAKIQANLKLALEGHELKHSPPPTLPVSAPVVTPPATNQPDTSAANNWSGGWGQGNSEQATDNISIHFMESDDSLPYPTTLPEPQREVIVPDGNWLTKLRTLRERNWENARLLARYVRNGEKSLTQLEVGFGFLMVDVFDTDWVYDLFLKTEHGDMDAALVLGHGHSLWWFLCQQSASFSSTTGTTGCPDTIRIRYLPEQSVIDDPQMRLSVHPLMDPMNGHWLFWHYLPDNHFDKAVEIIRNTRQIHDLILTHGKGATVWEVSTA, encoded by the coding sequence ATGAACGATGCAGTACGTAGCAGCATTTTTCAGGGGCATTTCGGCAAGTCCGGGAATGTCCCCCCACCCAGTGACCCCATTACCATCACCACCATGTTGGTGGAAATAGAGCGGATCGGATTTTATGAAAAGAATCCCCGTCGCACCCACAACGAACGTTACGATGAAATCAAGGAGTCCATCCGCCATCAAGGGCTGGACAACCCTCTCCCCATCAGTCGCAGACCGGGAGCAACGCATTACATCATTTATAAAGGTGGCAACACCCGCTTGAAGGTGTTGAAAGAACTGTGGGCGGAAACTAAAGATGAACGTTTCCACAAGGTACGCTGCGAGTTCCATCCCTTTGAATCCGACACAGACGCGCTGCTTGCCCATTTGCGTGAGAACGACCTGCGCGGGAACATGACATTCATTGACAAGGCATTGGCTATCCGCGAAGCCAAAACACAGTTGGAGCAAGAAACTGGTGGAGACTTGTCACTGCGGAAACTGGCTGAAGCCCTGAAAGCACGGGGCTTCCCGGTCAGTGCTGGGATGCTGTCGAAACTGGAATATGCCCTCAGTCTGCACGGGCTAATTCCACAGGTACTGGCGGCAGGGGCTGGCAAAGACCAAATGGAAAAACTGCGTAAGCTGGAAAAAGCTGCGTTTGAAGTCTGGAAGTTCCATGCCCTCCCTGATAGCAGCCTAAGCGATGATGAAGGCAAGACCTTCCGCGATGTTGTTTTTGCCGATGCACTGGCAGCAACAGATAACTTGGGTGAAGAATGGCGTTATGAAGCGGTGGAAACGGCGGTTATCCAGCAATTAGGTCATGCGTTGGCAGACGAAGCCCCAACAGCCAAGATTCAGGCAAATCTTAAACTGGCACTGGAAGGTCATGAACTCAAACATAGCCCACCGCCTACTCTGCCAGTTTCTGCACCTGTTGTTACCCCTCCGGCGACAAACCAACCTGACACATCGGCTGCCAACAACTGGTCTGGAGGCTGGGGTCAAGGGAATAGTGAGCAGGCAACAGATAACATCAGCATCCATTTCATGGAATCCGATGACAGCCTCCCCTACCCCACCACACTGCCAGAGCCGCAACGTGAGGTTATCGTCCCTGATGGCAACTGGTTAACCAAACTGCGGACACTACGGGAACGCAACTGGGAAAATGCCCGTTTGCTGGCACGTTATGTCAGAAATGGCGAGAAATCCCTGACCCAACTGGAAGTGGGCTTTGGGTTTCTGATGGTGGACGTGTTCGACACTGACTGGGTGTATGACCTGTTCCTCAAGACAGAACACGGCGATATGGATGCCGCATTGGTACTGGGGCATGGGCATTCCCTGTGGTGGTTCCTCTGCCAGCAAAGTGCCAGTTTCAGCAGCACGACTGGTACAACAGGTTGCCCTGACACTATCCGCATCCGTTATCTGCCGGAACAAAGTGTGATTGACGACCCACAAATGCGCCTCTCGGTACATCCCCTGATGGATCCCATGAATGGGCACTGGCTATTCTGGCATTACCTGCCGGATAACCATTTTGATAAGGCCGTGGAAATCATCCGTAACACCCGCCAAATCCACGACCTGATCCTGACCCATGGCAAAGGGGCAACCGTGTGGGAGGTATCTACCGCATGA
- a CDS encoding ParA family protein translates to MQQAKQPTILTICSTKGGVGKTTLTANLGGLLASLGQRVLLVDADVQPALSSYFPLTHQADGGLVRLLTQNDLVNTISTTECGCHLVYSDDPEGKLQDWVLHTPDGRFRLRNLLGKLKANYDYILIDTQGAVGPLQDAAVLAADLLLSPIPTETMSAREFVRGTLGMLERLQPMSYLGITVAPLYGVLYRVDRTRDATNVAREMREAATASEPDDLSINILETAIPSAVAWREAATLRIPVHQLSKYPMPKLTLMGLVAELFPDFRPVMQEVG, encoded by the coding sequence ATGCAACAGGCAAAACAGCCTACCATCCTGACCATTTGCTCTACCAAAGGCGGAGTCGGAAAAACCACACTTACTGCCAACCTTGGCGGGTTGCTTGCCAGTTTGGGGCAGCGAGTCTTACTGGTCGATGCAGATGTGCAACCCGCACTATCCAGTTATTTTCCGTTGACCCACCAAGCGGATGGAGGTCTGGTAAGACTACTGACCCAAAATGATCTGGTCAACACTATTAGTACCACCGAGTGTGGCTGTCACTTGGTCTATTCAGATGATCCTGAAGGCAAGTTACAGGACTGGGTACTGCATACCCCGGATGGGCGTTTCCGGCTCAGAAACCTACTGGGTAAGCTCAAAGCCAACTACGACTACATCCTCATAGATACCCAAGGTGCGGTTGGCCCGTTGCAGGATGCGGCGGTGCTGGCTGCCGATCTGCTGCTTTCGCCCATCCCGACTGAAACCATGTCAGCGCGTGAATTCGTGCGGGGTACGCTCGGAATGCTGGAACGCCTCCAGCCCATGTCTTACCTTGGGATTACAGTTGCCCCCTTGTACGGTGTCCTGTACCGGGTTGACCGTACCCGCGATGCGACGAACGTTGCACGGGAAATGCGTGAAGCTGCCACCGCTTCCGAACCGGATGACCTGAGCATCAACATTTTGGAAACTGCCATACCCTCCGCAGTGGCATGGCGGGAAGCAGCCACCCTGCGTATCCCCGTCCACCAACTCAGCAAGTACCCGATGCCCAAGTTGACCCTGATGGGGTTGGTGGCAGAACTGTTCCCCGATTTCCGGCCTGTCATGCAGGAGGTAGGGTAA
- a CDS encoding NAD-dependent succinate-semialdehyde dehydrogenase: protein MVLKDASLLRNQCYSDGTWVDADNGTTFAVTNPVNGAVIAAVPNCGAAETRRTIDAAEAAFPAWRKKTAAERARVLMRWYELMLEHQDDLATIMTLEQGKPLAEARGEIAYAASFLQWFAEEAKRTYGDVIPSPVADRKIIVLREPVGVCAAITPWNFPAAMITRKVGPALAAGCTIVVKPAEQTPLSAFALAVLAERAGVPKGVFNVLTGEAAQIGGELTSSPKVRKLSFTGSTEIGKLLMQQSAATLKKLSLELGGNAPFIVFDDADLDAAVQGAVISKYRNAGQTCVCSNRFLVQAGIYDAFAEKLANAVAALKVGDGMTDGTQQGPLIDEAAICKVEELVADALAKGACIVGGGKRHELGGTYYTPTVLTHTTAAMRLASEEIFGPVAPLFRFETEDQAVALANDTEYGLAAYFYTRDISRVWRVAEALEYGMVGVNSGLISNEVAPFGGVKSSGFGREGSKYGINEYMELKYVNMG from the coding sequence GTGGTTCTGAAAGACGCAAGCCTGTTACGCAACCAATGCTACAGCGATGGTACATGGGTCGATGCCGACAACGGCACAACCTTTGCCGTGACCAATCCGGTTAATGGCGCAGTCATTGCCGCTGTACCAAATTGCGGCGCGGCTGAAACCCGTCGCACCATCGACGCTGCCGAGGCGGCTTTTCCGGCATGGCGCAAAAAAACCGCCGCCGAACGCGCACGGGTGCTGATGCGCTGGTACGAGTTGATGCTCGAACACCAAGACGATCTAGCCACCATTATGACGCTCGAACAAGGCAAGCCACTAGCCGAAGCGCGTGGTGAGATTGCCTATGCCGCGTCATTTTTGCAGTGGTTTGCCGAAGAAGCCAAGCGTACTTATGGCGATGTCATTCCTTCGCCGGTAGCCGACCGCAAAATTATTGTCCTGCGCGAACCTGTCGGTGTTTGTGCGGCGATCACCCCCTGGAATTTCCCTGCTGCCATGATTACCCGCAAGGTTGGCCCCGCATTGGCGGCTGGTTGCACCATTGTGGTCAAGCCAGCAGAGCAAACACCGCTATCAGCCTTTGCGTTGGCGGTGTTGGCTGAACGTGCTGGCGTCCCCAAAGGCGTGTTCAACGTGTTGACTGGCGAAGCGGCACAGATTGGCGGTGAGTTAACCAGCAGCCCCAAGGTGCGCAAGCTGTCGTTTACGGGCAGTACCGAGATTGGCAAATTGCTGATGCAACAGAGTGCGGCGACCCTGAAAAAATTGTCGCTGGAACTCGGTGGCAATGCGCCGTTTATTGTGTTTGACGATGCTGACTTGGATGCAGCCGTGCAGGGTGCGGTGATTTCCAAGTATCGCAATGCCGGTCAGACCTGTGTATGCAGTAATCGCTTCCTCGTACAAGCGGGCATATACGACGCCTTTGCGGAAAAACTGGCGAATGCCGTTGCTGCACTGAAAGTCGGCGATGGTATGACAGATGGCACTCAGCAAGGGCCACTGATTGATGAAGCCGCCATTTGCAAGGTGGAGGAGCTGGTGGCGGATGCGCTCGCCAAAGGTGCTTGTATCGTCGGCGGTGGCAAACGTCATGAACTCGGTGGCACTTATTACACGCCAACCGTGTTGACCCACACCACAGCGGCTATGCGCTTGGCGAGTGAAGAAATCTTTGGCCCGGTCGCACCGCTGTTCCGTTTTGAAACCGAAGATCAGGCGGTCGCACTGGCGAATGACACCGAATACGGCTTGGCTGCGTATTTTTACACACGCGACATTAGCCGCGTTTGGCGTGTGGCAGAGGCGCTGGAATACGGCATGGTAGGCGTCAATTCCGGTCTTATTTCCAATGAGGTCGCGCCCTTTGGTGGTGTCAAAAGTTCCGGCTTCGGACGTGAAGGCTCCAAGTACGGCATTAATGAGTATATGGAACTGAAATACGTCAATATGGGCTAA
- a CDS encoding response regulator codes for MDTPEAVPVRILLTEDHLVNQKVALAMLKKLGYTHIDFAVNGKEALQAVQQQRYSMVLMDCQMPVMDGYEATRQIRQLDDACYQELPIVALTAHTMNGDDQKCYEAGMNDYLSKPVRLEELQQKLEKWLRVQHKLAA; via the coding sequence ATGGATACGCCAGAAGCTGTTCCGGTGCGTATTTTGTTGACCGAAGACCATTTGGTGAATCAGAAAGTGGCATTGGCGATGCTAAAAAAATTGGGTTACACCCATATTGATTTCGCCGTCAACGGTAAAGAAGCCTTGCAAGCGGTGCAACAGCAGCGTTATTCGATGGTACTAATGGATTGCCAAATGCCAGTGATGGATGGCTACGAAGCCACGCGCCAAATCCGTCAACTGGACGATGCTTGCTATCAGGAATTGCCGATTGTGGCTCTGACCGCCCATACCATGAATGGGGACGATCAGAAATGCTACGAAGCCGGGATGAACGATTACCTTTCCAAACCGGTGCGCCTAGAGGAGTTGCAGCAGAAATTGGAAAAGTGGCTCCGGGTACAACACAAGCTGGCGGCTTAA
- a CDS encoding RNA-guided endonuclease InsQ/TnpB family protein — translation MKPITTTLKTLKVRIRDKHAPVLRQWAFECNQVWNSANAYSAEYSNIPIPGVGWIRSNITAFDLAKQQAAYKKERGFTLHSQTVQEVTEAHAKARKQFTKDKLRWRISGGSKRSLGWIPFKSGAAVWKDGQVRYNKHFFKVWDSYGLSQYAFRSGSFSEDARGRWYFNVVVQVEVAPHDSRSAIGIDLGLKTTATCSDGTVLERQQRYRNLEVKLGKAQRAKQKRRVKALHAKIKHQRKDDTHKFTTALVQQHGAIFVGNVNSAGLAKTTMAKSVLDAGWFILKTQLKYKAIARSVVFAEVNEAYSTQTCSCCGSISANSPKGRAGLGIREWRCADCGTLHDRDVNAARNILAAGHSRLAGGIPFL, via the coding sequence ATGAAACCCATCACCACCACCTTGAAAACGCTCAAAGTTCGCATCCGCGACAAACACGCGCCGGTATTGCGCCAATGGGCGTTTGAGTGCAATCAAGTGTGGAATTCCGCCAATGCCTACAGCGCAGAATACAGCAATATCCCCATTCCCGGCGTGGGTTGGATACGCAGCAATATCACCGCTTTCGATTTAGCCAAACAACAGGCAGCATACAAAAAAGAACGCGGCTTCACGCTGCATTCGCAAACGGTACAAGAAGTCACCGAAGCCCACGCGAAAGCACGAAAACAATTCACAAAAGACAAATTACGCTGGCGGATTTCCGGTGGATCCAAACGTTCACTGGGTTGGATTCCCTTCAAATCCGGGGCAGCGGTGTGGAAAGATGGGCAAGTCCGCTACAACAAACACTTTTTCAAGGTGTGGGATAGCTACGGCTTGTCACAATACGCCTTCCGTTCTGGCTCGTTTTCCGAAGATGCACGGGGTCGGTGGTATTTCAATGTTGTGGTACAAGTTGAAGTTGCACCTCACGACAGCAGGAGTGCGATTGGCATTGATCTTGGGTTAAAAACCACTGCCACCTGTAGTGACGGCACCGTACTGGAACGCCAGCAGCGTTACCGCAACCTTGAAGTGAAACTCGGCAAAGCCCAACGCGCCAAGCAAAAACGGCGGGTGAAAGCGCTTCACGCCAAAATCAAACACCAACGCAAGGACGATACCCATAAATTCACTACCGCACTGGTGCAGCAGCACGGTGCAATATTCGTCGGCAACGTCAATAGTGCTGGCTTGGCAAAAACCACGATGGCGAAAAGCGTCCTGGATGCAGGCTGGTTCATATTGAAGACACAACTGAAATACAAAGCGATAGCGCGGTCAGTGGTGTTTGCAGAAGTCAACGAAGCGTACAGTACCCAGACGTGTTCGTGTTGTGGAAGCATTTCCGCCAACAGTCCGAAAGGTAGGGCGGGTCTTGGAATAAGGGAATGGCGTTGTGCCGACTGTGGCACGCTGCATGACAGAGATGTCAATGCAGCCCGTAACATTCTCGCGGCTGGGCATAGCCGTCTCGCAGGAGGAATCCCCTTCCTTTAG